In Xyrauchen texanus isolate HMW12.3.18 chromosome 27, RBS_HiC_50CHRs, whole genome shotgun sequence, one genomic interval encodes:
- the prrg1 gene encoding transmembrane gamma-carboxyglutamic acid protein 1, with protein MGAVFLPADAAHSVLRRLPRANFLEEIKQGNIQRECREEICNYEEAREAFENDEKTRRFWEEYQRESSPRPGGLESIAGGVHSLYLILPLLLVLLLISAVSITVWRCHSRKRSQQSPAIGRPQRDTTLSVVSMDQWGRDIHPDISPHSEISAHSSPAYQSADLTPGRGSRGDPPPSYEEAVGHTEIHIEAEPPPQYEDIISNHGSTVIIGQGK; from the exons ATGGGAGCCG TGTTCCTGCCAGCGGATGCCGCACACTCAGTGCTGCGAAGGCTCCCGAGAGCAAACTTCTTGGAGGAAATTAAACAAGGGAACATCCAGCGTGAGTGCAGAGAGGAAATCTGCAATTATGAAGAAGCCAGGGAGGCATTTGAGAATGATGAGAAAACA AGGCGATTCTGGGAGGAATATCAGCGCGAAAGCAGCCCTAGGCCTGGAGGTCTGGAGTCTATTGCTGGTGGAGTTCATTCCCTGTACCTGATCTTACCGCTGCTGCTGGTTTTGCTGCTCATTTCTGCAGTTTCCATTACAGTTTGGAGATGTCACTCACGCAAAAGATCTCAGCAAAGCCCTGCCATTGGGCGTCCACAAAGAGACACAACCCTATCTGTGGTTTCAATGGATCAGTGGGGGCGGGACATCCATCCTGACATCAGTCCTCACTCAGAGATCAGTGCTCACAGTAGTCCTGCCTACCAAAGTGCTGATCTCACACCTGGGCGGGGCAGTCGTGGTGACCCGCCCCCCTCATATGAGGAAGCTGTGGGCCATACAGAGATACACATTGAAGCAGAACCTCCACCACAATATGAAGACATCATCAGTAACCATGGTAGCACTGTTATCATTGGCCAGGGAAAGTGA